In Ailuropoda melanoleuca isolate Jingjing chromosome 7, ASM200744v2, whole genome shotgun sequence, one genomic interval encodes:
- the AMER2 gene encoding APC membrane recruitment protein 2 isoform X1 has protein sequence MTVAWREPTADESGLSRSVSMETSRSSGGGGGEAVSERGGCGGDRASAGVCRRKEEAGAGTLTADMDLHCDCAAETPAAEQPSGKINKAAFKLFKKRKSGGTMPSIFGVKNKGDGKGSGPTGMVRSRTHDGLAEVVVLESSKKEEPRGGGNSGGGGGGGRSGGRPNAGPPRAAGTGVGSLANSSVAKSHSFFSLLKKNGRSENGKGEPADASKAGGKQKRGLKGLFSSMRWHKKDKRAKAEAKGESAGAPGGLILPGSLTASLECVKEETPGPAGEPEKPSKDAPRDPAGELGGGEPGPASADRAHVPDRREAHSPGVPKAESARGEDAAGHRRAEKPRAAPELGAGEVQTAEDASRTGDVPVKTVPLVDSECGSGRAAAVPDPSSVDPPSDPSADRICLMFSDVTSLKSFDSLTGCGDIIADQEDEAGPSCDKHAPGPGKPVLSKKNSGVVAYQGGGEEMASPEELDDTYLQEFWDMLSQTEDQGPGPQEGAAKAAAALETKVVAETSKDARCVEGAKDVSLGKHRRLNRIPIELHPKEEPKEPEKEHQEGIPNSDEGYWDSTTPGPEEDSAGSGKKAGIPRDSYSGDALYDLYADPDGSPAVVPANEETSCLSRLKPVSPVTITCPLRTPGSLLKDSKIPISIKHLANLPSSHPVVHQQPVRSEMPRTKIPVSKVLVRRVSNRGLAGTTLRAAACHDSAKKL, from the coding sequence ATGACAGTGGCCTGGCGCGAGCCCACGGCTGACGAAAGCGGCTTATCCCGCTCGGTTTCCATGGAGACGAGCAggagcagcggcggcggcggcggcgaggcTGTCAGCGAGCGCGGCGGCTGCGGCGGCGATCGCGCGTCCGCGGGGGtctgcaggaggaaggaggaggccgGGGCCGGGACCCTCACGGCAGACATGGACTTGCATTGTGATTGTGCTGCCGAAACGCCGGCCGCCGAGCAGCCGTCGGGGAAGATTAATAAAGCTGCTTTCAAATTATTCAAGAAGAGGAAATCGGGTGGCACCATGCCCAGCATTTTTGGGGTCAAAAACAAAGGGGATGGGAAAGGCTCGGGTCCGACGGGCATGGTGAGGAGCCGGACCCACGACGGCTTAGCCGAGGTGGTGGTGCTGGAGAGCAGCAAGAAGGAGGAGCCGCGCGGCGGGGGCAACagcgggggcggcggcgggggtGGCCGCAGCGGGGGGCGGCCGAACGCGGGTCCCCCCAGGGCGGCCGGGACCGGCGTGGGCTCCCTGGCTAACAGCTCGGTGGCGAAGTCGCACAGCTTCTTCTCCCTGTTGAAGAAGAACGGGCGATCGGAGAACGGCAAGGGCGAGCCGGCGGACGCGAGCAAGGCGGGCGGCAAACAAAAGAGAGGGCTGAAGGGGCTCTTCAGCAGCATGCGCTGGCACAAGAAGGACAAGCGGGCCAAGGCGGAGGCGAAGGGCGAGAGCGCGGGGGCCCCGGGCGGCCTCATCCTGCCGGGCTCGCTCACCGCCAGCCTGGAGTGCGTCAAGGAGGAAACGCCCGGACCCGCCGGCGAGCCGGAGAAGCCTAGCAAGGACGCGCCGCGAGACCCAGCAGGTGAGCTCGGAGGGGGAGAGCCGGGGCCGGCCTCCGCCGATCGCGCCCACGTGCCGGACCGCCGAGAGGCCCACAGCCCCGGGGTCCCTAAGGCCGAAAGCGCCCGGGGAGAGGACGCCGCGGGGCATCGGCGCGCCGAGAAGCCCCGGGCAGCCCCCGAGCTGGGCGCTGGGGAGGTCCAGACGGCTGAGGATGCCTCCAGGACAGGTGACGTTCCGGTAAAGACCGTCCCCCTTGTCGACTCGGAATGCGGCAGCGGCCGAGCGGCGGCCGTCCCTGACCCTTCCTCTGTTGATCCACCCTCAGACCCATCGGCAGATCGtatttgtttgatgttttctGACGTGACTTCACTGAAAAGCTTTGACTCTCTTACAGGCTGTGGAGATATTATTGCAGACCAAGAGGACGAGGCAGGTCCCAGCTGTGACAAGCATGCCCCCGGGCCAGGCAAGCCAGTTCTCTCTAAAAAGAACTCCGGTGTGGTGGCCTAccaaggaggaggggaggagatggcGAGCCCGGAGGAGCTGGACGACACCTACCTCCAGGAATTCTGGGACATGCTTTCCCAGACTGAGGACCAAGGACCAGGGCCCCAGGAGGGAGCGGCCAAGGCGGCAGCAGCACTGGAAACCAAGGTGGTGGCCGAGACGTCCAAAGACGCCAGGTGTGTGGAAGGGGCCAAGGACGTGTCCTTGGGCAAGCACAGGAGGCTCAACCGGATTCCCATCGAGCTCCATCCCAAGGAGGAGCCTAAAGAGCCGGAGAAGGAGCACCAGGAAGGCATCCCCAATAGTGATGAGGGCTACTGGGATTCCACCACTCCGGGTCCGGAGGAAGACAGCGCCGGCAGCGGCAAAAAGGCAGGCATCCCCCGGGATAGCTACAGCGGGGACGCGCTCTACGATCTCTACGCGGATCCGGATGGAAGCCCGGCGGTCGTTCCCGCCAACGAGGAGACGTCCTGCTTGTCCCGGTTAAAGCCTGTGTCTCCAGTCACCATCACCTGTCCACTGCGAACACCAGGCAGTTTGCTGAAGGACTCTAAAATCCCTATCAGCATCAAGCACCTCGCGAACCTTCCATCCAGCCATCCCGTAGTGCACCAGCAACCAGTCAGGAGTGAGATGCCCAGAACAAAAATCCCAGTTTCCAAAGTGCTGGTCCGCAGGGTCAGCAACCGGGGTTTGGCTGGAACGACCCTCCGGGCAGCGGCGTGCCATGACAGTGCCAAAAAGTTGTGA
- the AMER2 gene encoding APC membrane recruitment protein 2 isoform X2 has protein sequence MTVAWREPTADESGLSRSVSMETSRSSGGGGGEAVSERGGCGGDRASAGVCRRKEEAGAGTLTADMDLHCDCAAETPAAEQPSGKINKAAFKLFKKRKSGGTMPSIFGVKNKGDGKGSGPTGMVRSRTHDGLAEVVVLESSKKEEPRGGGNSGGGGGGGRSGGRPNAGPPRAAGTGVGSLANSSVAKSHSFFSLLKKNGRSENGKGEPADASKAGGKQKRGLKGLFSSMRWHKKDKRAKAEAKGESAGAPGGLILPGSLTASLECVKEETPGPAGEPEKPSKDAPRDPAGCGDIIADQEDEAGPSCDKHAPGPGKPVLSKKNSGVVAYQGGGEEMASPEELDDTYLQEFWDMLSQTEDQGPGPQEGAAKAAAALETKVVAETSKDARCVEGAKDVSLGKHRRLNRIPIELHPKEEPKEPEKEHQEGIPNSDEGYWDSTTPGPEEDSAGSGKKAGIPRDSYSGDALYDLYADPDGSPAVVPANEETSCLSRLKPVSPVTITCPLRTPGSLLKDSKIPISIKHLANLPSSHPVVHQQPVRSEMPRTKIPVSKVLVRRVSNRGLAGTTLRAAACHDSAKKL, from the exons ATGACAGTGGCCTGGCGCGAGCCCACGGCTGACGAAAGCGGCTTATCCCGCTCGGTTTCCATGGAGACGAGCAggagcagcggcggcggcggcggcgaggcTGTCAGCGAGCGCGGCGGCTGCGGCGGCGATCGCGCGTCCGCGGGGGtctgcaggaggaaggaggaggccgGGGCCGGGACCCTCACGGCAGACATGGACTTGCATTGTGATTGTGCTGCCGAAACGCCGGCCGCCGAGCAGCCGTCGGGGAAGATTAATAAAGCTGCTTTCAAATTATTCAAGAAGAGGAAATCGGGTGGCACCATGCCCAGCATTTTTGGGGTCAAAAACAAAGGGGATGGGAAAGGCTCGGGTCCGACGGGCATGGTGAGGAGCCGGACCCACGACGGCTTAGCCGAGGTGGTGGTGCTGGAGAGCAGCAAGAAGGAGGAGCCGCGCGGCGGGGGCAACagcgggggcggcggcgggggtGGCCGCAGCGGGGGGCGGCCGAACGCGGGTCCCCCCAGGGCGGCCGGGACCGGCGTGGGCTCCCTGGCTAACAGCTCGGTGGCGAAGTCGCACAGCTTCTTCTCCCTGTTGAAGAAGAACGGGCGATCGGAGAACGGCAAGGGCGAGCCGGCGGACGCGAGCAAGGCGGGCGGCAAACAAAAGAGAGGGCTGAAGGGGCTCTTCAGCAGCATGCGCTGGCACAAGAAGGACAAGCGGGCCAAGGCGGAGGCGAAGGGCGAGAGCGCGGGGGCCCCGGGCGGCCTCATCCTGCCGGGCTCGCTCACCGCCAGCCTGGAGTGCGTCAAGGAGGAAACGCCCGGACCCGCCGGCGAGCCGGAGAAGCCTAGCAAGGACGCGCCGCGAGACCCAGCAG GCTGTGGAGATATTATTGCAGACCAAGAGGACGAGGCAGGTCCCAGCTGTGACAAGCATGCCCCCGGGCCAGGCAAGCCAGTTCTCTCTAAAAAGAACTCCGGTGTGGTGGCCTAccaaggaggaggggaggagatggcGAGCCCGGAGGAGCTGGACGACACCTACCTCCAGGAATTCTGGGACATGCTTTCCCAGACTGAGGACCAAGGACCAGGGCCCCAGGAGGGAGCGGCCAAGGCGGCAGCAGCACTGGAAACCAAGGTGGTGGCCGAGACGTCCAAAGACGCCAGGTGTGTGGAAGGGGCCAAGGACGTGTCCTTGGGCAAGCACAGGAGGCTCAACCGGATTCCCATCGAGCTCCATCCCAAGGAGGAGCCTAAAGAGCCGGAGAAGGAGCACCAGGAAGGCATCCCCAATAGTGATGAGGGCTACTGGGATTCCACCACTCCGGGTCCGGAGGAAGACAGCGCCGGCAGCGGCAAAAAGGCAGGCATCCCCCGGGATAGCTACAGCGGGGACGCGCTCTACGATCTCTACGCGGATCCGGATGGAAGCCCGGCGGTCGTTCCCGCCAACGAGGAGACGTCCTGCTTGTCCCGGTTAAAGCCTGTGTCTCCAGTCACCATCACCTGTCCACTGCGAACACCAGGCAGTTTGCTGAAGGACTCTAAAATCCCTATCAGCATCAAGCACCTCGCGAACCTTCCATCCAGCCATCCCGTAGTGCACCAGCAACCAGTCAGGAGTGAGATGCCCAGAACAAAAATCCCAGTTTCCAAAGTGCTGGTCCGCAGGGTCAGCAACCGGGGTTTGGCTGGAACGACCCTCCGGGCAGCGGCGTGCCATGACAGTGCCAAAAAGTTGTGA